Part of the Ictalurus punctatus breed USDA103 chromosome 9, Coco_2.0, whole genome shotgun sequence genome is shown below.
TGAAATGCAGTGGCAGCCCACACAGCAGCACTCGTTAGATCTCCATTAGTAAGCGCATTATCCTGCTCGGGGTATGATGGGAACACTGAACACAGGGTGCGAGAATTTaataggatgccagtccattgtaTACATGTTCACACTCTCACCgacacctaggagcaatttagcATAGGCATTCctcctacctgcatgttttttgggaAGTCAGAGAATCTTGAAGAAACACATGTGACCTCGGAAGGAACGTGCCGAACTCCATTATAGacaataacctgagctcagcatcgaaccagggaccctgaagCTTTGCGACAGCAACACAATACAGAGTATATCAATTAAGCAGTTGGTGTTAACCTTCTTTACGATGATCCAAACAGTGTCGAGGAGTAGTGTCCTGATTGTCCTTTTATTCCTCCTCTTTTCACAAACAAGTTTCGTCTAGCAGCTGACATCGTAAGCCGTCATCACAATTTCCCTCCGTAGTTGTTTGGTGCGAACCGGGCATCGTGGTCGTCCGACCCCAAACAGCAGAGCCAGCCCTCCAAGCACCTGTACCCACGCACCGACCCACCCGAAATACAGAGAACCAGCTGGGTGCAGGGTCAGACTGGGCAACTTGTGCAAGTCAAGTCCTTGGAAGTCAGACATGTTTGATATGAGCTCCACCCCCAGTTTGGGCAGATGATGAGTGTAGATGCTCAATGCTGCGAGGCTGAGCACACCCGCAAGCGCCACCAGTAATCCTCCAGCTCCTGCTACATTTCTGAGCGGTGTGTCCGTCCAACAGCGGGCACCGATGCTGGCAAGCACAATCCCCGAGCCACACAGGAATAGAGACGAGAGCACTAGTCCCCGAGTGGCAAGGACACGGGAATCATGTTGGTACGGGCCAGATACAGGCCAGCACTCCCGCAATTCGGAGTGCACCACCTGCAGGCAGCTCTCCCAGAGTCCATCGGAGCGGAGGAGCAGAAGCTCGATGCCTCTGGCTTCACGTAAACCAGTCCCAACCCTTCCCAGACGAGCCTGGCCTTCCCGCCACTGAGGCGTGATGGCTGCCGTGAACACCAGCACCAGTCCCAAGGGAGCGAAGACAATGCCAGTCACTATTGAAGCTGGCgtgtgcattgtgggtaacgtaACAGCAACAAAGAAATCACTCGAGCTTTTTGGAGGTTTTCAGTTCGCAATGAACGACTGCTCAAGGCTGAGAAACAAAAGTTACATCGAATAAAGATCAGAATCAGAATTGGTTAAGAGATCACCTTAGCTATTGGCCCACattataaaatagaaaaaaaaccataataatacaaatcaatacatacatatgtaaGGAATTTGAGATATCATAAGCGAGACGATCACTCACACACCAAGGAAAGGTTCCAGGACTTTCCGCAATCCAGATGTGCAAGAAGAACGTGTTTGATCAGAGCAAATCCGATCattgtgtgtgtcagactcCGTCGGTTCTTCTCTCCTCCAAGCTCAAATACAGAATGGCTCCAAACATCAGCGTTACTCCTGGCAACCAGCAGACTGGAGGTGAATGTCTGTCTGTTGCTAAGAGACGGTAACCTAGACGATCTCCTGGCTACGTGCTGTTTCACCCATTTACATTGGTGTGTTCAGCTACAAGTGTGTGTCCTTGCTGCTCAGGACTTTATTAGTTTGAAgcatatgtgcgtgtgtgtgcgtgcgcgcgcgcgtgtgtgtacgtgcgtgcgcgtgtgtgtgtgtatgtgtgtgtgtgtgtttgccatcTGAATTTTGAAAGACAATATTGGAGGCAGACTACAGACAAAATAATCtgataatctctctctctctcacacacacacacacacacacacacacatgcacattcatgcaagCAAATATGTCTTCCTTTACACAAAGCCACGGTCAGTAAAGTTACTGTGcaagaatatatataaatatttgcatCTAAGATTTTTCACTTTAAAACAAGATAAAGATATTGAACATTAAGAGAAGTCAGGTTGAGACCGAATGACAGAATGGtggaataaacagaaaaaatatcaacagaaaaacagaattAATATGTAACTCTAATAAAAGGAATTACAGCGGTCCATCTGTAATGGAATGATTGAattttattatgtttgttttgaaGACTGGGATTAATTTAAACAGGACTAAATTGCAAACAGTGTGGCatcactggggaaaaaaaaaaaagagccaaataatgattaaaaaacatataaattcAAATCTAACACCGAAATCTTGATGTTGTTTTGCTTGTTAGCCTGGTATGacagctacactatatggccaaaagtatgtggacacccgaccttcatagccatgctgttataaTGACCTCCggtcttctggaaaggctttccgctagattttggagcgtggttgTGGGCATTTCCagttcagctacaagagcattagtgatgcGAGTCATGAATgttaggtgaggaggcctggggcgcAGTCTACAttctagttcatcccaaagcTGTTCAGTGGGGTCAAGGCCGGGGTTCTGTGCAGAACTCTCCTTGCCAACTttggcacaccatgtcttcacagagctcgctttgtgcacagtagCACTGTCATAATGGAACAGGttcgggcctcttagttccagtgaagggaaattgtgatggcacaacatacaaacacattctaGACAACTTCCAGCAGTTTGGCTGCAGTGTTCCAAATGacacatttaaacaaattttacTCTGATTTCTCAATTTGCCcgtttacgtgttatagaacatagttcgattaacagcacacgtcattgcgtcaccgcgccacgccgtctcacgttccctccagaatttcacgtatcgacatacagttggtcttcgctatggaaccgtatacagttttgggtgtttttatttaattttttttttttacgaacgcttcaagtgcggttaattatttgtcgtgctgtacgtgcgaatagacgactgcttgaagccgtgggctgcgtcccaaaccgcatacttaccgtctatatagtagccgagatacatgtatttctcctactacaggcctatagtaggcaagtacacggtttgggacgcagccgtgctctcgtttgcagTAAAATGATTGAGCGCTGCCGTGCGTGATCGTGTCCTGCCgcagaatgcggtgaaaactctcacacgacgttaatagtgtgattaaggtgtgtacatgtctgtaatgcacgtccataatgcgactaaaacaggaatactccacacgtcttaattccatttgtgtttattcgagtatgaccttaatcggattaaaaattgctgtttacatgctagtttcttaatcagagtatcgtcttaatcgggttaatagtggattattgttgtccatgtaaacacactcaTTGTCTAGTGTCTTTGTACAAGGGTGTGTATGCAAGAGACGGTGTATCGATGTGTCCATATACGTTATAATGAGTTATAATATATATCTGTTTTCCACTTGGTATTGGGAAATGGCGTCGATGTGTATGTGAACGTACTGGTTAATGTCAAAGGCATGCAAGATGGACATACAATAATGCACCAACAGAAAAGTTTCATAAAAATAGCAAAGTGTGAGTCGCAGAAAGTGTGCGGCTAttcgtgtgcatgtgtgtatgcagGCGAACGGACTGATCTGACAGCATGCCATTATCGTTTCGTGTCATTATAGCCTTGTCACTGCTAGAATAAGTACTGGTGCATTAACATCTCAATCATCCATGATGCCATGGCAACACAGGAACAAACACGAATTAATACAGAGCTATGCTTTGTTTaatcaaccacacacacacacacacacacacattcctacGTTTATTAGACATGTATGCTTACTGAATCATTATACATTAGGTATTGTTCTGCAAAAAGCCTTCTCACTGATGCCAGAAAAACCTTCTGCGACAACGCTTGAGTGATTGAAAGCTTTGCAGAGAGTAATAATGATAGTTCGATCTTTCCtctattcaaaatattttccacTAATACTGTGTGACTTACagaattattacttatttataataatgattattactCATCCTGCCCACTCCCTCTTTGCCCTTTTACCATCTGGCAAGTGATATTGTTTCTCAGCATGCGCTAAAAATCTCAGGCTCTGATTTATTATAAATGGTTTGCATGTGTAcaatgtgaagaggaaaaaaaaaaaaaaggtagctTGCTTACTAACAAGCTACCGGGAATTGTGTCTTATAAATGACTGAGCTGTTCATTTTTTGGTCATTcttaatgaatatgcaatttGTAGCATAAATATCTTAAGATGCAAAACATACAGGGCTGTATAACGTATACAATATATTCCAGTTGATTCGTTTTGTGCCAGAAATGCGACTTCCTAAGCCTAAAGTTCACTTCAGGGACACGTGTGTGTTCAAATTTGTACAACCGAAAGGCAGGTATTAAATTGGTCCAAGCACATTTCCAtgattatccatccattctaTACtacttatccttcttcagggtcacagggaacctggagcctatcccagggagcacaaAGTGGGGTACAAggttggacagggtgccaatccatcacagggcacacaatcacacacataaatctttggactggggaggaatcCCCCggagcacggagagaacatgcaaactccacacacacactgagccacggtgggaatcgaacccccgatgctggaggtgtgaggcaaacgtgctaaccactaagccattcACACATCTCACTCCAAACACAGTTAAACACAGCTTTCAAACAGAGCtcttaaaagaaataataaattaatcacCATTATGCTTATTCATCACGGTAGGTTAGAACACGAGGAAGCATCAGGAGTACAAACCCACAAAGGACCGTGCATGTTGACAGACACGCACATTCAATTAGTGTTTGTTCTTCCAGTAATGAAGCTCATTATTCTGGTTCATTTACCATAGACAtgaatgcgcacacacactgttctgttTTATCTGATGTTATTTCAGAAGGATGTGATTCATTTTTGTGTAagcaaaattaaatgaaatttaaaaaaaaaaaaaagcaaatttgattttgtgtgttttctattTGTTCTTTATAACTGACGCTTGTTTTTTCACAGCCAATACTATTTTGAATATAACAACCTGAACAATTATACTACTATATCGTCGTCCTAAGGCTCGATCGGACTTTTTCTCCCAACTCAGTGAACTGCTCACTCTTGCCTGTGCTTCGTCATCACGTGTCTTTAATATTCATGTAGCTACAGTGAGCTCTAATTCATCTCAACGATTGTCTGCTTTTGACTGTTTCAATTAATTTGACCCAACATGCGACTATCTCTACTCACACTCATGGTCATACTCTGGATTTAATTTCAAATATTAAACAGATGTTCCATCATTATTGGTTAGTCGGCCTTTTTGTTGAATTTCCGGTCTCTCCTTATGAGTATGAGCATTAAAAGACTTTTCTAAATTCGGGTCAACATTAGTAGTGTCTGTCATTTCGACCCAAAAACAGCTAACGTCTTAAAACCTGTTGTCCAATGAGCGTTAATCTTTCGTCCCATTAAGACAGCGAGTACACAAACACCTAATTGAGGCACGTATTTTTACGAGGCTGAGCTGTGTACCGGAAAGTGCTTGATTGATGAATAATACAGAGACTTTGGTAAACATTTCATTGCCACATTTTAAGGAAATTTTAGGGAAATTAAGCCACGCTTCCCGTGTAGTCTTAAAGCAATCATCTGTGCACTATAGCGACATCTGGTGGCCAGGCAATGCACAGTTAAGCATTTTAAACAAACAGGGCCATGTCTGGTAGCACTacatacactgtaaaactggataagttaatttaatttaaaaaatctgaggaaactaattacctcaaatttTTTAAgctgataaatcaatttctttaagccaaatacacttaaatataacagaaatttaactcaaacttgttatattgaAGTGTTTTTGGCTTAAAggaattgatttatcaacttaaaaattttgaggtaattagtttcctcagattttttgagttaaatgaacttatccgctTTTACAGTGTAGGTtatgccttcgtcagtggatgtttgtggacgtccacttTTCAGTTAGTAGTTTTGctgttaaagtccattgcaaccttgcgacagcgtCCCGATCCAGCcctgagaatgatttcaatacgttcttcttttctcaaaggcgttcttaaaggctatctgaaaaaaattatatatatataaactgagtatgaaatattttggaagacattttgcttagAAGTGTTAATTTCCTCGATGTACAGAGATTTTTGGGACCCTCTGTAGTTTCAGCTTACATGTCGATATTTCATGAATAGTAGTTATTTCTGACTGTGAAGTTAATGATGTGTTTTGATCCCAAATTATCGGCTTCTATTTTGCGCTGAAGTGTGATATTAAAGTGTTTCacatcaaccttttttttttcccccccagtgaTTCAGTTTGGAGTAACTGATAGCTTGTGCTTGTGTTCTTTAGGTTGACTTTCTTTGGGGGAGGAAAAGCTAGCTACATTTCCTTGCTCGATTAGACAATTTATTTGATGATGTTCACTTAATCATTGTAGGTTGTGCAATTGTTCAATTGATCTACTGCTTGCTTCCTTGATTGTCTTGTTATT
Proteins encoded:
- the cldn23l gene encoding claudin-23, whose amino-acid sequence is MHTPASIVTGIVFAPLGLVLVFTAAITPQWREGQARLGRVGTGLREARGIELLLLRSDGLWESCLQVVHSELRECWPVSGPYQHDSRVLATRGLVLSSLFLCGSGIVLASIGARCWTDTPLRNVAGAGGLLVALAGVLSLAALSIYTHHLPKLGVELISNMSDFQGLDLHKLPSLTLHPAGSLYFGWVGAWVQVLGGLALLFGVGRPRCPVRTKQLRREIVMTAYDVSC